The Aneurinibacillus uraniidurans genome segment TGCTAGCAGAGAAATCGGCAGAGACACTGCAATCAACAGAGTAGAGCGTACGTTTCGGAAAAAGAAGAAAACACATAGCATGGAGAATAGACATCCAAGCAAGCCCTCACGCACAAGTCCCTTTAATGAAGCATTTAATTCATGTGCCCGATCCAGCATAAGCGTAAGAGATACGTCCCCTTTTTGAATAGCAGGGATTTGGGCGATTCTTTGTTGTACACGCTCCGAAACATCTGTAATGTTTGCGGAAGGTGTTTTCAACACATTAAGCAATACACTCGGTTTTCCGTTCGTTCTGGAAATGGTTTTTACATCAGTCAGGGAATGAGACACATCTGCAACGGCAGATAAAGGTACACTTTTTCCCTGTTTATTTTTAAGCGAGATATCTTTAACCTGCTGGTCGCTCCAGTTTAACCCCTCAATACGAATGGGGATGGAAACTTTCCCGTTCGGAATTTTACCAGATGACCAGGATGGCATAGCAAATGTGAGGGATTTGTTTACATCATCCACAGTCAGTCCATTTTTCTGTAAATCTTTCATACGCACCGTGATGACATAGCCATCGTTCGCTGCTCCTACAGCTTGTACATCCGCGACGCCAGGCACAGATTTTAACTGTTTTGTGATACTGGCCTGAACAGTGGAGCGTAGTGCGTTTCCATCCATATGGTCGCTAGATAGACTATAACTTAAAATGGGAAATGAGTTCGTCGTAACCCGTGTAACGGTAGGTGTTTGTTTAACATCGCTTGGTAAATCTACATTCGCCAACGACTGTTTGACCTCATTTTCCGCAAGCTTCATATCAAAATCCATCGGGAAATACAGGCTCATCAGCAAACCACCATCGTACGAAGTGGTTTCGATATTTGTAAGCCCATCTGCTGTGCGAACAGCATCTGCTACCTTATCTGTAACGGTTTGTTTGATTTGGTCAGCCTGATAAGATGGTACGCGTAGAGAAACAAGCAGCGTTGTATTATTGATGCTTGGCAAATAGTCACGCTGCATTTGGAATGCTGAAATCCCGCCCCATGCGACAATGAGCACAATGCAAACTAAGAGAAGTACGGCTCTTTGCATGGAGGCTTCAATTATTTTCTTCATGTTTTTCCTCCCCATTCTTGGTTTAACCATAGTGAAAAGACTAAGACGTTGGCTAAAAAGTTCAGGAGGATTAAAAAAATTTTCGGATGGTGGACTTAATGGGCAGATCGCTCAGTTAAATGAGCAACTAAAAGAGCTAAGAAATAATTTATCCAGCACAACAGATGAAAAACAAAGAGAAGAATTGCAGAAACAAATCGAAAAAGTGAAAAGTCAAATTGACTCGCTAAGCAGTACGCAACAAATGGATATGCTACGTCTTCAAAGTATGTCAAACAAGCGAAATGAAGCATTTGACGTGATGACGAATTTCATCAAAAAGATGCAGGATAGTAGGAGTTCAATCATTGGTAATATGCGATAAGAAAATAAAAAGTCACTCCCTGGAGTGGCTTTTTTCTGTGAAAAACTCTGATTTCCATGTTAGGATTTGCGGCTGAAAAACCATGATTGTTTATTTTGGAAAGGAGAGAGAAACATAGGTTGATATTTTAATAACAAAATCGTATTGTAAATTAAATGGAATAATAAATTTCACTTCGATACGTCACTATCTAATTTGTAAAAGGTGTTGGTATGTATGGATATTATGAGATTCAACAGCCAAGATACTGAAGAGATTGTTAACTTGTTCTATGACACAGTTCATTCAGTGAATGCAAGAGATTATTCAAAGATTCAATTAGATGCATGGGCCCCTATAGGAGAAAAGCACACTAAGGTAGAAGTTTGGAGAATTTCCTTAAACCAAAATATCACGTATGTCGCTAAAATAAATAATAAGATCGTTGGTTTTAGTGACCTAATGTACAGTGGGTATATCAATAGACTTTTTGTCCATAAAGATTATCAAGGAAAAGGAATCGCTTCAGCTTTAATTGATAAAATTGAGCTAGAAGCAAAAAAATTAAATCTTCAAGAAATCGATACACATGCAAGTATTACTGCCAGACCTTTTTTTGAGCGACATAGTTACAACGTAGTTTGCACACAAAATGTAGAACGTAAAGGTGTTACTTTAACCAACTATCATATGAAAAAAATCTTGAACTAACGGATTCTACTGTTTGGCAAAGTTTATTTTACACAAACAGTTGCGGCAGGTCAGACTTTTACTTTGAGAAGCATTAATGATTTTCCACAAGGTATGAGGTCTGGTTCATATACCATTAGCTATCACTCTACCTCTGCTAATGTAAATGTTGATTACTCTGGATTTGCTTCTAACGATATGGAAGAAACAAAAGACTAATCCGATTACGACAAGAAGCACTCTTATATTCAAGGGTGCTTTTTATTATGTGAAAAACGAATGAGTATCATCTGATGCAAAACTATACAGTTTGGAAAATACTGTTGAAATAATCCCTTTTATCTGTATTATGGTAATATATCTCATTTTTTACATAGTAGAGGAGAAATATAATGAAACGATCATTCACCACACTTCTTCTGACAGCCACGTTACTTCCGACAGGAACGGTTTTGGCTGCAGAGCAAGGGAATACACCAGCTACTGTCCAACAAGCAGCCGTTACTTCTGAAATAGCTCCGATTCCACCAGTGATTCAAAAAACGATGGACAAGCTTTTCGCACTGCAACCGACTTTTAAACAATTGCATATTCAGACGAGTAATGTAGATGAGACTGGCAAAATTTTTTACATCTCGCTTGCAGACAATTCTAGTGAGGGAATGATTGGCTCCAGCGGTCATCTGACTTTCGATATGGAAACAGGAGAGCTTCGTTCGTTTACTATGAAAATCAAAGAATGGGCTTCTGATAAAAAACCATCTACCACATTAGCGAAAGAGAAAGCAGAGCAGTTCATTACCAGCTGGCTAGGTGCTGAAGGGCGAAAACAATTTGGTGAACCTACTTCACATGGGAGCGGTTCATCTACAACGTATGACAAAGACCAAAAACCAACTACTTGGGCAGAACGTCAAGTTGAATTCCCGCTTCTGCTTAACAATATTCCTGTTTACAGTCAAGAATTACTTCGTATTGAAGTGGATGGTGCAGGACATATTGTAAGGTTTGATTACAACCCATACAATCTAAAAAATATAGCTGTTCCAACCACTGCTCATATTCGATCGGCTGAGGATATAAAAAACCAGCTGATTACAGCGGATAGTCTTGATCTCAAGTATGTGGAGAAACAGCCTGAAAAATATGACCGTTATCCGATAGAAATGAAAGAAACCAAGCCGGCACTACAATACAATTTACGAAATTACGGATTTTTCGACGCTCAAACTGGTAAAACAATTAACGTTATGACAGGGGAGGAAAGTAAAGAAACTTCTTTCTTTGCTGAGCCATGGAAAGTGGTGCAAATCCATCCACAAAAAAGTAAACTAATCGCCCATTCAGAAAAAGAAGCGGCGGAAGTATTGAGTAAAGCATTCAACTTCGACTTTAGCCAGATGAAATTGCAAAAGTGTGATGATATACCTTTGTCTAGAGAAGAACAAGATTTATTCGTTAATTATTCCTGGACCAATGAAAAAGGCATCAGCATTAATGCCAGCAGTGAAAAAGCAAGCGGATGGATTACTTCCGCCAGTCTTAATATAAGCAGCGAAAATAGTTCTTCAGCAGTGGTCAGTAAAGAAGAGGCATTTGCAACGGCGCTTGCATTCATGGAAAAGTATGCAGGTTCTACAGCTAAAGAGCTGCAGGTTCAATATGTTACATTTGAACCGGAACAACCTCCAGCATGGGTGGACAAAGAAAAAGTTCCTGCATATGTAAAAAACGAACGACCAGATCATTATTTCGTGTTCTTAGAACGCTATGAAGGCATACCCGTCATGGACCGTTTGCACACAGTGGCTGTTGATTCAACAACAGGAAAAATTAGTAGTTTTTCGCTTGATCCTCAAAAAGAGACTCTCTCTCTTCCCATGCCAAAAGGGATTGTGTCAAAAGAAAAAGCAGTCGAATCTTTCCTGCAAAACAAAAAGCTAAAACTACAATACATATGGCCGTCCTATTTTGATCAGCAGGGTCCTGCTCCCATTCTCACGTACACATGGGATGATTTCGGGAATGAAGCTGATTATGTCGATGCGTTTACCGGAAACTATGTTAAGGTACCGATTGAATGGAATGATGAAGAATAGCTATATATAAAATTAAATAAGCTAACGAACCAGTAAAGTAACGGGAGTGTTTTTTATATAAATTTTTCCAACTATAAGACAGAAATGTAGTGTAAAATATAGGAAAAAGGAGGGTGGCATGAAAAAATACATTCTCTTACTTAGCCTAACATTCATCGTTATTTTTACCGGCTACAATCAAAAGGAAAAAGAAGTTGCACATACACAAGAACCAGATAAACCAGTTGCAGTTAGTGAAGCTAAACTACATTAAGCAGGGTTTAAATACTCGGTAGACGAAGTCAAAGAAAGACTCTCAAACTCATCATCGTATTATAGAGGGGATAATAACTCTCCTGAGATAATATTGGGCGAATGGGTAATGGAAAAGATAAAAGGTGATAAGGAAGGTAAATTTGTTTCCTATGCTTATGTGACAAACAAAAAACAACAATTTATTATTATGCCCACTAAAAAAAATAAAGTAGCGGTCATAACAGTGGGTACATTCTTTTCAAATGAAATAACAGATGAAACAATCGAAACAGCTATTAAGGCATCAGAAATAGCGGCTTACTCCCTTGGAATAGAAGGGTACGAAATCAAGGGGAAAATCCGTGAGATACTTGCATCGGAATCTAAGTTTGATATAGTAGGTGCTGGAGAAATCTTTCTTACGAAAAAGGTAAATGAGAATAAAAAAGTGATTGAATTCGGCATCATAACAAATGGTGACTACGACGCCTACTTGTAGAGAGTTACTTCTTAGTGTTGCTTAAGAATTTAACCATATTCAGCAGAGGAACAACTAATATATCTCATGAAACGACAGCAAAAGACAAAGTATTTACTTACTGATTAAGTAAAGCACTCGTTATTATTGAGTGCTTTTTATTATGCCAAAAATCCTTAAAGAGGGTGATATACATGTAAATAAAACAAAAGCGCATTCCATATAGAATACGCAGCTTGAATGAAATCATCTTCTATACGACGACAACAACAGAACTATACTGATGTTCAAATAAATTTAAACAAAATAGTGATAAGCACAATTAATAAAGCAACTGGAATAACAGGCAATCTTATTCGTTTTTTTGGACCATATTTTTGTTGTAATGATCGTATTTCATTAAGTTCATCTTCCGTAAGGCATCTTTTAGAAATTAAAACGGCGTAAGAGTCCGCTATATATAACAAAATCAAGTTTTTAGTTTCTACCACTTGGCGAATATTATTCCACGTATATCTGTCTAAAGCTGATGAAATCTGTATCTTAATTTCGGTACTAGAAAAGGTAACTCGTTTCGGTTCTGATAACTCTCTTTTATTTTTATAATCTAATTTTGTAGAGACAATTGTGATAAGAGGAAGAATAACAAAAACGAACAAAGGAAAGAACATGGCAGCAGGGTTAACTTCAGATAAGTAAAAAGGAGAAAGTAATAGTACGATTGATATAAAGCTCATGAATTGTATCCGAGGGCTACGAAATAGAACGTTTAAACCACCTTCTAGAAAATCTTTTTCTTCCAACTCAATCCATACAATCAAACTTTTTTGCCCGTCTTCTGTTTCTTGCATTTGCATACTATCTTTTCCTCCATGTATAAGAAGTGACATCAATATCACTATCTTATAATGGATTAAAAGGATACAAAACACATATTTTTACCTAATTATGTGTTTTGTATCAATGAACAAGCTGTAGGCTCCTTGATCGATTTAAAAAAGAAGGTGGTATAGTCTGGAAGTTTATTCGAGCGCCTTTTGTCTACAATCTGGGAGTAGCAAATATGCTACTCTTTTTCTTTTGGAAAAATATTTCATACTTTAAGGAGATAATGTAAAATGTAGGAAAAGGGAGGGTGAGAATTCTGAAGCTTGTTCAATATGCAGGGATAGCAATCATAACTTTGTGTTTGTTGGTGCTAGGCGGTGTATATGTACAACAGAAATTTTTTCCGTTTGACAAGAGTGTCAAAACAGCGAGTGTGGAGAAAGAGCAGAGTAGCAGTAACGGACAACAGGAGCCAAACACTAAAGAATCAAACAAACATCTAAAACTTAGTGATTATGAGCGTATACTAAGACACGAAACCTACATATATGCTCTAACTAGAGAAAAAATTGCAGAGGCGCAAGAAGTAAGTAAAACAAGGGATTTTATCAATTTTTTTACCATTCCAGCACAGTCATCAACGATAGATGATGGTGATATCCGTAGAGTCATAATTGATACACCATTCTATACTGCAGCTGTATACTTCAACTTAAACGGTGGAAGCCCAAAAGAAGACGTAAGCGTTTATGATTTTGAGGAAGCATTGACTTTTACAATAGTTTTTGAAAAAGGGGTAAATTCTCTATACACGGTTAGGATGTATCAGGACGGGAATGAGATAGGAAAAGTAGGTGATTTAAGTAAAAGAAAAATAGAATATGAGGCGACATCTTTTCAAACGATTCTGCTTGACATAGATAAAACCGACTTTACAAAACCAGCGACAATAGTTATCACAGACAAAAGAGATAGTACTAAAAAGGCTGAATACAAAGTTGTTTTTGCTGACTATGTTCGATGAAACCAAAAAAAGACGCTCTCATTCAGGGGCGTCTTTTTATATACACTAATTTTTAAATTACAAATATAGGAGTGTATTGTAAGATGTAGTAATGGAAAAAACGAGAATGAAATGGAACAATTATATACTATTTATATCGATGGAGGTTCTCTAATGCTTATTAAAAAAATACCAAAAGAACGTAAAGAGGACATTATCAGTAACATTCAGCAGTATTTTAGTGAAGAAAGAGACGAGCCTATAGGTAACTTGGCAGCTGAACAATTACTTGATTTTATAGTGAGTCAAACAGCGCCCATTATTTATAACCAGGCATTAAACGATGTTCAAACTGTCATTCAACAACAATTCACTTCTCTAGAGGAAGAAATATACGCTTTGCATGCGAAAATGTAAATCAAAAAGACGCCTCTGAGTGAGTGCGTCTTTTTGATGTCCTATACCTGGTTTATTTCGCTTTTTCTTCTCCTTTTGCTGGGCGATTGTTGAAGCATGAATGACTAATTCATGATTTTCCGGATAATAAAATTTTAAAAAATCAAATGATTCTATTTTTATATCATGATAGCATTCGAAATGTAGTGGATATTAATACAGAAAGGAACAAAGAAAATATGAATAGTAAGATCGAAACTCTTCCAAAATATCGCATCGCATACGTGCGACAAATTGGTCCATATGGCTCTGCCAACGTTCAAACCATGCAAAAATTAAAGAAATGGGCTGCGGCAAAAAATCTACTCTCAAAAACATCAATAATCCTTGGTATCTCACATGACAATCCTGAAACCACTCTGCCTGAAAACTGCCGATACGATGCCGGTATCGTTATTTCAGACGATTATCAAATTGATGATTTCGTCGATGAAAGAGAAATTTTCGGTGGAAAATATGCCATTTTCAAAGTCAAACACACAGCCGAAGACATTCAAAAAGCGTGGAGCGAAATTTTTTCTGAGTTGATAAACTACGGTTATCAGATTGATGCTCGGCCAATTTTTGAAAGATACATGGAAGAGATGGTTTGCGATAATTATTGTGAAATCTGCGTGCCCATAACATCATAAATTTTGGTTTCCGTGTTTTGTTGGTAAGACCCCGTAAAACACTCAGTAAATCTTGACTTGTTTACTTTTTGTGGGACGGGGTCGAATATCATAGATTAGAAAAATACTTCCCAGAATCACGATAAGTCCTGTGATCATTCCGACGGTGATCTTTTCATCCAAAAAAATGACGCCCCAGATCATCCCAAACAACGGAATCAGAAGGGTAACACTTTGGGTCTTCGTCGGGCCTGCACTGGTAATCAAGTAAAAAAACAAAGGATAGGCGAGGGCCGTACAGAAGATAGCCACTCCAACCACAGAAAAAATAGCGGCAGATGTCAACGAAGCCATTGAAGTTGGCAAATTGAAGAGAGTAAAAGGAAGCAAGAGTACAGATGCTCCTATTTGTTGACCAACTGCCACTGACAAAGGAGGTACACCAACAAAGACTTTTTTGGCATACACGCCTCCAAATCCATAGGACACAGTAGACAGAATAGACAGTCCAACAGCTGCGATCACTTCTAGTGTAAGAGAGATTGAACTCCACCCTACCAGGATAGTAACCCCGACAATTCCTATGATGATGCCAATCCATTTTCTAAGAGTTAACTTTTCCTTCATCCATCCCCATGCGACGAGAGCTGAAAACAAAGGAGTTAGCGAATTTAGGATCGCCGACACAGACGCATTCAGATGTATCGCGGCAGTTGCAATTAGCATAAAAGGAATCGCCGCATTGAGAGCACCAAGGATAAGATACTGTTTCCAGCGTGTTTTAAAATCAGCAGAACGTCCTGTGAAGACAATATAAATCAGCAAAGCAATCGCAGCGATCGTTACTCGACCTTGAATGGTTAAAAACGGTCCTAGCACTGGGGATGCGATTCGAATAAAGAGAAAAGAAGCACCCCATAATGCGGCCAAGCCAAATAAAGAACCTATATCTTTTATTTTCATGTAGGTATTCTCCTTGTTCTTCATTCTTGGGGCAATTTTGCCCGAATGTAGATCCTCAAATGTTTGCGAGCAAACCAACCTCTCTTCTAGGACCCATCATACAGAAAGGATTGACATAAAAAAAGATCCAATTTAGATTGAATTTATTGTACCAATTTTAAAGGTTGTGATCGTAGTGGATTTTCGTGTACCGTTTCATAAGTTTCGTCAGGAATATCGATTCAAATATTTGGCACTTTATCATGCAATTAAAGAAGCAATTGCGACAGGTACACTTAGTCAGGGAATGAAGCTGCCTTCTAGCCGCGATTTAGCGGAGCTTTATCAAATCTCGCGAGGAAGTGTGAATAAGGTATATGACATGCTGGTTGTTGACGGATACGTCGACTCGGAGGTCGGACGTGGCACATTCGTCACATTTCAAGCGAACAATGAACGCCTGCTGGAAAAAGCGGAAACACGGTTAAAGCTATCGAATTGGGGAGAAGAAATTTGCCGGATGCCGCTGCGGAAACAGACTGAGGAAGGTTCCCCGATCAAAGTTGATTTTCGGGTCGGGCGGACTGACTATTCTAGTTTTCCGTTTAACCAATGGAATCGTTTTATGTATTCAGAGGTGAGAAATTTCCTTACTAAGCAGCATGAGGAGGCATTTGTGGTGGAAGGGCATCTTCCTTTAAGGGAAGCAATTGCGATACATTTGCGCAGAACACGGGGAATTCCGGCAAGTGCCGAACGGATCGTTGTCTGCAACGGATCCATGCAGGTCATTACCCTGCTGGCACAATTGCTGATAAATCAGGGCGATCCGGTTATCGTGGAAGAGCCAAGCTTTACAGGCATAAAAAAGGCGATTACTTCTGCAGGAGGCGTGCCAATCCCCACCTGTGTGGATGGGGACGGCATACAAGTACAAGAATGGGAATCGCGTTTGCTTTTTGTGACGCCTAGCCGACATTTCCCAACAGGTTCTGTGCTAAGTCAAGACAGGCGAAGACAGCTACTCGATTGGGCAGCTCGTCAAGGAAGTATTATCATCGAGGACGACTACGACAGCGAGTTTCGCTGGGGTGGAAGGCCAGTGGAGCCGCTGAAGGCATTGGATCAAGAAGACCGTGTCGTGTATGTGGGGACATTTACGAAAACGACGCTCCCCGATTTAAGGATCGGTTATGTGGTACTACCGGAGTGTCTTGTAGAGCCAATGGTTCGGGCGAAACAATTATACGAACCGCATCCTTCGACTATTATGGAGCAAAGGGCGCTAGCTGCATTTATGAAAAGCGGGCACTATGAACGGCACCTTCGCAGGATGAAACGAGTGTACGGGAAAAAATATGCTATGTTTTATCGAATGTTACAGAAGAAAATTGGATTGCTATTTAATTTTATAAAATCAGATGCAGGACTTCATATTTATGGGTCATGGAAAGGCATGGAAAGTGAATATGTTCGCTTACAATCGATTTGCCGTCAAAAAGGCGTTATTTGGGAAGATGCAACAACTTATTTTATGAGCCCATCCGCTCCCGCTGCTTGCTTTGGATTCTCCCATCTAAACGAGGAGGAAATGGAAGAAGGGATTCGCCTCATCTTCGAAGCTTGGGAATCCATTAGCACTTAGCTTGCAAGGGTCCTACCACCTGCCTATCAAGCCTAAAAAACATCTTCATATATCCAATGACGGCTCCGCGACATCGTCCATCCATCGTCATTTTGTGCTACACTATTCGGTAGCAGACTTACAAAGAGAAGGAGACGGAATTGTCACATGAACTTGCTGTCTATTGAAAACATCTCAAAATCATACGGCATCAAAACGCTATTCGAAAATGTATCACTCGGTATTCAAGAAGG includes the following:
- a CDS encoding FlxA-like family protein, giving the protein MEASIIFFMFFLPILGLTIVKRLRRWLKSSGGLKKFSDGGLNGQIAQLNEQLKELRNNLSSTTDEKQREELQKQIEKVKSQIDSLSSTQQMDMLRLQSMSNKRNEAFDVMTNFIKKMQDSRSSIIGNMR
- a CDS encoding GNAT family N-acetyltransferase, encoding MDIMRFNSQDTEEIVNLFYDTVHSVNARDYSKIQLDAWAPIGEKHTKVEVWRISLNQNITYVAKINNKIVGFSDLMYSGYINRLFVHKDYQGKGIASALIDKIELEAKKLNLQEIDTHASITARPFFERHSYNVVCTQNVERKGVTLTNYHMKKILN
- a CDS encoding YcdB/YcdC domain-containing protein, which translates into the protein MAAEQGNTPATVQQAAVTSEIAPIPPVIQKTMDKLFALQPTFKQLHIQTSNVDETGKIFYISLADNSSEGMIGSSGHLTFDMETGELRSFTMKIKEWASDKKPSTTLAKEKAEQFITSWLGAEGRKQFGEPTSHGSGSSTTYDKDQKPTTWAERQVEFPLLLNNIPVYSQELLRIEVDGAGHIVRFDYNPYNLKNIAVPTTAHIRSAEDIKNQLITADSLDLKYVEKQPEKYDRYPIEMKETKPALQYNLRNYGFFDAQTGKTINVMTGEESKETSFFAEPWKVVQIHPQKSKLIAHSEKEAAEVLSKAFNFDFSQMKLQKCDDIPLSREEQDLFVNYSWTNEKGISINASSEKASGWITSASLNISSENSSSAVVSKEEAFATALAFMEKYAGSTAKELQVQYVTFEPEQPPAWVDKEKVPAYVKNERPDHYFVFLERYEGIPVMDRLHTVAVDSTTGKISSFSLDPQKETLSLPMPKGIVSKEKAVESFLQNKKLKLQYIWPSYFDQQGPAPILTYTWDDFGNEADYVDAFTGNYVKVPIEWNDEE
- a CDS encoding YcxB family protein, encoding MQMQETEDGQKSLIVWIELEEKDFLEGGLNVLFRSPRIQFMSFISIVLLLSPFYLSEVNPAAMFFPLFVFVILPLITIVSTKLDYKNKRELSEPKRVTFSSTEIKIQISSALDRYTWNNIRQVVETKNLILLYIADSYAVLISKRCLTEDELNEIRSLQQKYGPKKRIRLPVIPVALLIVLITILFKFI
- a CDS encoding DUF2164 domain-containing protein produces the protein MLIKKIPKERKEDIISNIQQYFSEERDEPIGNLAAEQLLDFIVSQTAPIIYNQALNDVQTVIQQQFTSLEEEIYALHAKM
- a CDS encoding AraC family transcriptional regulator — encoded protein: MNSKIETLPKYRIAYVRQIGPYGSANVQTMQKLKKWAAAKNLLSKTSIILGISHDNPETTLPENCRYDAGIVISDDYQIDDFVDEREIFGGKYAIFKVKHTAEDIQKAWSEIFSELINYGYQIDARPIFERYMEEMVCDNYCEICVPITS
- a CDS encoding DMT family transporter, translated to MKIKDIGSLFGLAALWGASFLFIRIASPVLGPFLTIQGRVTIAAIALLIYIVFTGRSADFKTRWKQYLILGALNAAIPFMLIATAAIHLNASVSAILNSLTPLFSALVAWGWMKEKLTLRKWIGIIIGIVGVTILVGWSSISLTLEVIAAVGLSILSTVSYGFGGVYAKKVFVGVPPLSVAVGQQIGASVLLLPFTLFNLPTSMASLTSAAIFSVVGVAIFCTALAYPLFFYLITSAGPTKTQSVTLLIPLFGMIWGVIFLDEKITVGMITGLIVILGSIFLIYDIRPRPTKSKQVKIY
- a CDS encoding PLP-dependent aminotransferase family protein, coding for MDFRVPFHKFRQEYRFKYLALYHAIKEAIATGTLSQGMKLPSSRDLAELYQISRGSVNKVYDMLVVDGYVDSEVGRGTFVTFQANNERLLEKAETRLKLSNWGEEICRMPLRKQTEEGSPIKVDFRVGRTDYSSFPFNQWNRFMYSEVRNFLTKQHEEAFVVEGHLPLREAIAIHLRRTRGIPASAERIVVCNGSMQVITLLAQLLINQGDPVIVEEPSFTGIKKAITSAGGVPIPTCVDGDGIQVQEWESRLLFVTPSRHFPTGSVLSQDRRRQLLDWAARQGSIIIEDDYDSEFRWGGRPVEPLKALDQEDRVVYVGTFTKTTLPDLRIGYVVLPECLVEPMVRAKQLYEPHPSTIMEQRALAAFMKSGHYERHLRRMKRVYGKKYAMFYRMLQKKIGLLFNFIKSDAGLHIYGSWKGMESEYVRLQSICRQKGVIWEDATTYFMSPSAPAACFGFSHLNEEEMEEGIRLIFEAWESIST